The following are encoded in a window of Candidatus Tectomicrobia bacterium genomic DNA:
- a CDS encoding GNAT family N-acetyltransferase — translation MPPFPTPFEDIRAKPSPDAGANGPATRPPAGRPGAAAQEVIPSSGIPAYRVETVTDYDELVRLGPWWDRMVEEAGIDHPFLSHDWICTWWECFGEGKEIHILLVKEGGELKGIAPMMLSRERMYGLPVRRLGFAYHAHGLRCDFIVAREAEGVHLAIWNHILGNMDKWDVLEFGQLPAESRTFKELAEAAGGEGVLAETWESTRSPYIRIGDWESYFRGLPRKHRANLRNRRKRLARLGPLRFEEIVSGEDIGKALEDGFRLEAAAWKGEAGTAMICRPEVRRLYAKFAERTARRGWLCLHFMSVGQRRIAFGYSLYYKNRLYWLKSGYDPAFAAYSPSNLLFSTVLRNAFERGLVECDLLGFDEDWKLRWTRELRSHRWLFVLPKTRHGRLLHAVKFQLVSRLKKWRKPVSAMPDLDAEWT, via the coding sequence ATGCCGCCATTTCCAACGCCTTTCGAGGACATTCGCGCGAAGCCGTCGCCGGACGCCGGGGCGAACGGCCCGGCAACGCGGCCGCCCGCCGGGAGGCCGGGTGCGGCGGCCCAGGAAGTCATCCCCTCGTCCGGCATCCCCGCGTACAGGGTCGAAACTGTCACGGACTACGACGAGCTGGTCCGCTTGGGGCCATGGTGGGACAGGATGGTCGAGGAAGCGGGGATAGACCATCCCTTCCTCAGCCACGACTGGATATGCACGTGGTGGGAGTGCTTCGGCGAGGGGAAGGAGATCCATATCCTGCTCGTGAAGGAAGGAGGGGAGCTGAAGGGCATCGCCCCCATGATGCTGAGCCGGGAGAGGATGTACGGCCTGCCCGTGCGGCGCCTTGGCTTCGCCTATCACGCGCATGGCTTGCGGTGCGATTTCATCGTGGCGCGGGAGGCCGAAGGCGTGCACCTGGCGATTTGGAACCACATCCTCGGAAACATGGACAAGTGGGATGTGCTGGAATTCGGCCAGCTTCCGGCGGAGTCGAGGACGTTCAAGGAGCTCGCGGAGGCGGCGGGCGGCGAGGGCGTCCTCGCGGAGACGTGGGAGTCCACCCGCTCGCCCTACATCCGCATCGGGGATTGGGAGAGCTACTTCAGGGGGCTGCCCAGGAAGCACCGCGCGAACCTGAGGAACAGGCGCAAGCGGCTCGCCAGGCTGGGGCCGCTGCGGTTCGAGGAGATTGTCTCCGGCGAGGACATCGGGAAGGCCCTGGAGGACGGCTTCCGTCTCGAGGCGGCCGCCTGGAAGGGAGAGGCCGGGACGGCCATGATCTGCCGGCCCGAGGTCCGCCGGCTGTATGCCAAGTTCGCCGAGCGGACGGCGCGGCGGGGATGGCTGTGCCTTCATTTCATGTCCGTGGGCCAGCGCCGGATCGCGTTCGGATACTCCCTCTATTACAAGAACAGGCTCTATTGGCTCAAGTCCGGATACGATCCGGCGTTCGCCGCATACTCCCCCTCCAACCTGCTCTTCTCGACGGTCCTGCGGAACGCCTTCGAGCGGGGCCTGGTCGAATGCGACCTGCTCGGTTTCGATGAGGACTGGAAGCTCAGGTGGACGAGGGAATTGAGGTCCCATCGATGGCTGTTCGTACTTCCGAAGACGCGGCACGGCAGGCTTCTCCATGCGGTCAAGTTCCAGCTGGTGTCGAGGCTGAAGAAATGGCGGAAACCGGTTTCGGCCATGCCGGACTTGGACGCGGAATGGACATGA
- a CDS encoding amidase, whose product MSADSLAFSSIAGLVPRIANGEVRPTEVLEACIARIEAHDPLINAFITRTFDLARRQAREREGELARGFCRGPLHGVPVALKDLLDLEGFPTTAGSRILKDHVPRSTAPAVRRLIEAGAVILGKTNLQEFARGGTGADSFFGPSRNPWDTNRTTGGSSSGSGAAVAAGFALGALGSDTGGSVRLPAAFCGLAGIRGTYGRVSRSGAVPLGRSFDAVGPLARTVEDAAILLQAIAGPDPADPSTGRAEPPDFRAEIGRGVEGLTLGVPSNYFWPGYDREVEGLARAAVSELERQGARLVEVEVPWAVLGQVAYAAVVGPESAEYHLPFLRERREEYVSPGADFFEQSLFIPGWRYVQAQRARTLFIRQAAALFRRVDAILTPTIPIQPPAIADCLDGMKTWAPISHATAPFSTVGVPAVQVPCGFTRLGLPAGLQIAGRWGEEALLVRIAAAYERAHPWWKRRPPVAPGAPPPAPWDIPSPTSQSGVGATGRSPLQTEEQIKAFAEAMNHRVAPERLDALTAGVNRLNASLAALDALDLKDCERAETLDVLTLKVENVPEA is encoded by the coding sequence GTGAGCGCGGACAGCCTCGCCTTCTCCTCCATCGCCGGGCTCGTCCCCCGCATCGCCAATGGTGAGGTGCGCCCCACGGAGGTGCTGGAGGCCTGCATCGCGCGGATCGAGGCCCACGACCCCCTGATCAACGCCTTCATCACCCGCACCTTCGATCTCGCCCGCCGCCAGGCGCGCGAGCGCGAGGGGGAGCTGGCTCGGGGCTTCTGCCGGGGCCCGCTCCACGGCGTGCCCGTCGCCCTCAAGGATCTGCTCGACCTTGAGGGTTTCCCCACGACGGCGGGGAGCCGCATCCTGAAGGACCACGTCCCCCGCTCCACCGCCCCGGCGGTGCGGCGGCTCATCGAGGCGGGGGCGGTCATCCTCGGGAAGACGAACCTCCAGGAGTTCGCCCGCGGGGGCACCGGGGCGGACAGCTTCTTCGGCCCCTCGCGCAACCCCTGGGACACGAACCGTACCACCGGCGGGAGCAGCAGCGGCTCGGGGGCGGCGGTGGCGGCGGGGTTCGCCCTTGGGGCGCTCGGCTCGGACACGGGGGGCTCGGTACGGCTCCCCGCTGCCTTCTGCGGCCTGGCCGGCATCCGGGGGACCTACGGGCGTGTGAGCCGCTCGGGGGCGGTGCCGCTCGGCCGGAGCTTCGACGCCGTGGGCCCCCTGGCCCGGACCGTGGAGGACGCGGCCATCCTCCTCCAGGCCATCGCGGGCCCCGACCCGGCCGACCCCTCCACAGGCCGCGCGGAGCCTCCCGATTTCCGGGCGGAGATCGGGCGGGGCGTGGAGGGCCTCACGCTTGGAGTGCCCTCGAACTACTTCTGGCCCGGCTACGACAGGGAGGTGGAGGGGCTCGCCCGCGCGGCCGTCTCGGAGCTGGAGCGGCAGGGCGCGCGCCTCGTCGAAGTCGAGGTGCCCTGGGCGGTGCTGGGCCAAGTGGCCTACGCCGCCGTGGTGGGGCCCGAGAGCGCGGAGTACCACCTGCCCTTCCTGCGGGAGCGGCGGGAGGAGTACGTCTCCCCGGGCGCCGACTTCTTTGAGCAGAGCCTTTTCATCCCGGGCTGGCGCTACGTGCAGGCCCAGCGGGCCCGGACGCTGTTCATCCGCCAGGCGGCGGCCCTCTTCCGCCGGGTGGACGCCATCCTGACCCCCACCATCCCCATCCAGCCCCCCGCCATCGCGGACTGCCTGGACGGGATGAAGACCTGGGCCCCCATCAGCCACGCCACAGCGCCCTTCAGCACGGTGGGCGTCCCGGCCGTCCAGGTGCCCTGCGGCTTCACGCGCCTGGGCCTGCCCGCCGGGCTCCAGATCGCCGGGCGGTGGGGGGAGGAGGCGCTCCTCGTCCGGATCGCGGCGGCCTACGAGCGCGCGCATCCCTGGTGGAAGCGCAGGCCCCCGGTGGCGCCCGGCGCCCCGCCCCCCGCACCGTGGGATATCCCTTCACCCACATCCCAAAGTGGCGTAGGGGCGACCGGCCGGTCGCCCCTACAGACGGAGGAGCAAATTAAAGCGTTTGCAGAAGCGATGAACCACCGCGTCGCGCCGGAGCGACTCGACGCGCTCACGGCGGGGGTGAACCGGCTGAACGCCTCCCTCGCCGCCCTGGACGCGCTGGATTTGAAAGACTGCGAGCGCGCCGAGACGCTAGACGTGCTGACGCTGAAAGTGGAGAACGTGCCGGAGGCCTAG
- a CDS encoding CoA transferase — protein MTLPLEGLRVVDLSRVLAGPFCTMMLGDMGAEILKVENPDGGDDTRLWPPFYEGGESSYFQAVNRNKRSLTLNMKAEEGKAILRDLVKGADILVQNFRPGAVERLGFGWEDCQKLNPRLVYCSISGYGQTGPYRERPAYDILLQAEGGFMSVTGTADGPPCKGGIAIADLTTALFAIQGILLAVLARGKTGRGQHVDVAIQDGQAALLSHMAGNFFATGKPPTRNGNRHPSISPYREFRCADGEIIVAAANDSLWDRFARAIGRGDLADSPRWKKNPDRVAGREEIEREIEGTLIKDKRAHWIERIQKGGVPCGPVKTIAEVTQDPQVRHREMVVEVEHARTGTLRMMGIPIKLSDTPGRVQLPPPLLGEHTEEILCGLLGRPKASLAGLREKGVI, from the coding sequence ATGACCCTGCCGCTCGAAGGCCTGCGGGTCGTGGACCTCTCCCGCGTCCTGGCCGGGCCCTTCTGCACCATGATGCTCGGGGACATGGGGGCCGAGATCCTCAAGGTCGAGAACCCGGACGGGGGGGACGACACCCGGCTCTGGCCCCCCTTCTACGAGGGGGGCGAGAGCAGCTACTTCCAGGCCGTGAACCGCAACAAGCGGAGCCTCACCCTCAACATGAAGGCGGAGGAGGGGAAGGCCATCCTCCGCGACCTCGTGAAGGGGGCGGACATCCTGGTGCAGAACTTCCGCCCGGGGGCGGTGGAGCGGCTGGGCTTCGGGTGGGAGGACTGCCAAAAGCTCAACCCCAGGCTCGTCTACTGCTCCATCTCGGGCTACGGCCAGACGGGGCCCTACCGCGAGCGGCCCGCCTACGACATCCTCCTCCAGGCCGAGGGGGGCTTCATGAGCGTCACCGGCACGGCGGACGGCCCCCCCTGCAAGGGCGGCATCGCCATCGCGGACCTCACGACCGCGCTGTTCGCCATCCAGGGCATCCTCCTCGCCGTCCTCGCGCGCGGGAAGACGGGCCGGGGCCAGCACGTGGACGTCGCCATCCAGGACGGCCAGGCCGCCCTCTTGAGCCACATGGCGGGCAACTTCTTCGCCACGGGTAAGCCCCCCACCCGCAACGGCAACCGCCACCCGAGCATCTCGCCCTACCGGGAGTTCCGCTGCGCGGACGGGGAGATCATCGTCGCCGCCGCGAACGACAGCCTGTGGGACCGCTTCGCCCGCGCCATCGGGCGCGGGGACCTGGCCGACAGCCCGCGCTGGAAGAAGAACCCGGACCGCGTGGCCGGGCGGGAGGAGATCGAGCGCGAGATCGAGGGGACCCTCATCAAGGACAAGCGCGCCCACTGGATCGAGCGCATCCAGAAGGGGGGCGTCCCCTGCGGCCCGGTCAAGACCATCGCCGAGGTGACCCAGGACCCGCAGGTGCGCCACCGCGAGATGGTGGTCGAGGTGGAGCACGCCCGCACCGGCACGCTGCGGATGATGGGCATCCCCATCAAGCTCTCGGACACCCCGGGCCGGGTCCAGCTCCCCCCGCCGCTGCTGGGGGAGCACACCGAGGAGATCCTCTGCGGCCTCCTCGGGCGACCCAAGGCCTCGCTGGCGGGGCTCAGGGAGAAGGGGGTGATATAG
- the aroE gene encoding shikimate dehydrogenase, whose amino-acid sequence MALEKTLAIFGYPLGHTMSPTMHNTAAAVLGVPYHFLAYEVAPERFEAAVRGAQAMGFAGLCITIPHKVTIGRMVDELSEDARLMGAVNVVTFEPGGRMKGHNTDGIGWLRSLEEEMGTTPKGMRCLLLGAGGAARAIAVKLAQSGAAHLEIRNRTAEKAAALAESVRKAFPGLPVAGGGLGGLEDAARDAQLIVNTTSQGMTGDAARMAALPVPEAAIPPGAICSDAVYNPAETAFLKAARRRGARGLSGVGWLVHQGAAAWEMWTGTKMPVPRVREAVLKALGAG is encoded by the coding sequence ATGGCCCTCGAGAAGACCCTCGCCATCTTCGGCTACCCGCTCGGCCACACCATGTCGCCCACCATGCACAACACGGCGGCGGCGGTCCTGGGGGTGCCCTACCATTTCCTGGCCTACGAGGTGGCGCCGGAGAGGTTCGAGGCGGCGGTGCGGGGCGCCCAGGCCATGGGCTTCGCGGGGCTCTGCATCACCATCCCGCACAAGGTGACGATCGGCCGGATGGTGGACGAGCTCTCGGAGGACGCCCGCCTCATGGGGGCGGTGAACGTTGTCACCTTCGAGCCCGGGGGCCGCATGAAGGGCCACAACACGGACGGGATCGGCTGGCTGCGCTCCCTGGAGGAGGAGATGGGGACGACGCCCAAGGGGATGCGCTGCCTCCTCCTGGGCGCCGGGGGCGCGGCGCGCGCCATCGCCGTCAAGCTCGCCCAGTCGGGCGCCGCCCACCTGGAGATCCGCAACCGCACGGCCGAGAAGGCCGCCGCCCTCGCGGAGTCGGTGCGGAAGGCCTTCCCCGGCCTCCCGGTCGCGGGCGGGGGACTCGGCGGCCTGGAGGACGCTGCCCGGGACGCCCAGCTCATCGTGAACACCACGAGCCAGGGCATGACGGGGGACGCGGCCCGCATGGCGGCCCTGCCGGTGCCCGAGGCGGCCATCCCGCCTGGCGCGATCTGCTCGGACGCCGTCTACAACCCGGCCGAGACGGCCTTCCTGAAGGCGGCCCGGCGCCGCGGGGCGCGGGGGCTCTCGGGGGTGGGCTGGCTCGTCCACCAGGGCGCCGCCGCCTGGGAGATGTGGACGGGGACGAAGATGCCCGTCCCCCGGGTGCGCGAGGCGGTCCTCAAGGCGCTCGGGGCGGGGTGA
- the cofG gene encoding 7,8-didemethyl-8-hydroxy-5-deazariboflavin synthase subunit CofG has product MPSPRRADRIGPPFLSLTSAREPALRAVTYSFNFTLPVTTWCLNRCGYCSFRSDAPALLAPGECARRARAASAQGVIEALVMTGEGIDRHAGLRRQLKEWGFGSYAAYCAEVCRMCLAEGMLPHTNIGTLEAWELELLKPYNVSLGMMAETVSPEATRGVAHRHAPTKAPELRLATVEAAGRLGIAFTTGILIGIGEKPEERIETLEAIAALHKRYGHIQEVILQPLNPQPGTAMARWMKPPDEEVAALIPHVQRLMPGVHIQVPPNLVDDLPALLRAGADDLGGIAPEADHINPNRPWPELEALDRRLRPEGMRLKLRMPVYDEFIAAGWCPAPTLPALEKMLERRDQADGLLAPAAAGGSS; this is encoded by the coding sequence TTGCCATCCCCCCGGCGGGCCGATAGGATCGGGCCGCCGTTCCTCTCGCTCACGAGCGCACGGGAGCCTGCCCTGAGAGCCGTCACCTACTCCTTCAACTTCACCCTGCCGGTCACCACCTGGTGCCTGAACCGCTGCGGCTACTGCAGCTTCAGGAGCGACGCGCCGGCCCTGCTCGCGCCCGGGGAGTGCGCCCGGCGCGCCCGCGCGGCCTCCGCCCAGGGGGTGATCGAGGCGCTGGTGATGACGGGGGAGGGCATCGACCGCCACGCGGGCCTGCGGAGGCAATTGAAGGAGTGGGGCTTCGGCTCCTACGCGGCCTACTGCGCCGAGGTCTGCCGCATGTGCCTGGCGGAGGGGATGCTCCCCCACACCAACATCGGCACCCTCGAGGCGTGGGAGCTCGAGCTCCTCAAGCCCTATAACGTGAGCCTGGGGATGATGGCCGAGACGGTGAGCCCGGAAGCCACGAGAGGGGTGGCCCACCGCCACGCCCCCACCAAGGCGCCGGAGCTCCGCCTGGCGACCGTGGAGGCGGCGGGGAGGCTCGGGATCGCCTTCACCACGGGCATCCTCATCGGCATCGGGGAAAAACCCGAAGAGAGGATCGAGACCCTGGAGGCCATCGCGGCGCTCCATAAGAGGTACGGCCACATCCAGGAGGTCATCCTCCAGCCCCTGAACCCCCAGCCGGGGACGGCGATGGCGCGGTGGATGAAGCCCCCGGACGAGGAGGTGGCCGCCCTTATCCCCCACGTGCAGCGGCTCATGCCGGGGGTGCACATCCAGGTCCCCCCCAACCTGGTGGACGACCTGCCCGCCCTCCTGCGCGCCGGGGCGGACGACCTGGGCGGCATCGCCCCCGAGGCGGACCACATCAACCCCAACCGGCCCTGGCCCGAGCTCGAGGCCCTGGACCGGCGCCTGCGCCCGGAGGGGATGCGCTTGAAGCTCCGGATGCCCGTCTACGACGAGTTCATCGCGGCGGGCTGGTGCCCCGCGCCCACGCTCCCGGCCCTGGAGAAGATGCTGGAGCGGCGGGACCAGGCCGACGGACTCTTGGCGCCCGCCGCGGCGGGAGGGTCTTCATGA
- the cofC gene encoding 2-phospho-L-lactate guanylyltransferase — protein sequence MAPCTALIPARDFRTAKRRLAAVLSAEARDGLGRWMLGRVLDALEGAAGVERVAVLSDSPEVLALAGARGAAGLRCPALDLNADLERGRAWAIAQGAGTVFVVPADLPFLQAADAERLLAADREEGCAVLAPSPDGGTNALLLRPADAMPFAFGPGSFARHLALAEARGLRALRLDSPGFVLDVDLPADLAALAEAGAPLPAGLAGAARTGPPERGTPSSPLLGDPERLAAWGPRT from the coding sequence ATGGCGCCCTGCACCGCCCTCATCCCGGCGAGAGACTTCCGCACGGCCAAGCGCCGCCTGGCCGCGGTCCTGAGCGCGGAGGCGCGGGACGGCCTGGGGCGCTGGATGCTGGGGCGGGTTCTCGACGCGCTCGAGGGCGCGGCGGGGGTGGAGCGGGTGGCGGTGCTGAGCGACTCTCCCGAGGTGCTCGCCCTGGCCGGGGCGCGCGGGGCGGCGGGCCTTCGCTGCCCCGCCCTCGACCTGAACGCCGACCTTGAGCGGGGCCGCGCCTGGGCGATCGCGCAGGGGGCGGGGACTGTCTTCGTGGTGCCGGCCGATCTCCCCTTCCTCCAGGCGGCGGACGCCGAGCGCCTCCTCGCGGCGGACCGTGAGGAGGGCTGCGCCGTGCTGGCCCCCTCGCCCGACGGAGGCACGAACGCCCTCCTCCTGCGCCCGGCGGACGCCATGCCCTTCGCCTTCGGGCCGGGGAGCTTCGCCCGCCACCTCGCCCTCGCCGAGGCCCGCGGCCTGCGCGCCCTGCGCCTCGACAGCCCGGGCTTCGTCCTGGACGTGGACCTCCCCGCCGATCTGGCCGCCCTGGCCGAGGCCGGGGCTCCCCTCCCCGCCGGCCTCGCCGGGGCCGCGCGCACGGGACCCCCCGAACGGGGCACCCCAAGCAGCCCGCTGCTTGGGGATCCCGAGCGGCTTGCCGCTTGGGGCCCTCGCACGTGA
- a CDS encoding zinc-binding dehydrogenase has translation MPTVQAATMLQPGEIALREYPKPEVAEDALLLKVAAVGVCGSDKHMFHGRMTLAWPVIPGHEFSGVVEAIGPRANAAMKIVGGPLREGDAVTVVPGSQACGKCWYCVHVPHRPQLCPNRTVFGFRSSAEPPHLYGAFSEYVYVPGSSFVLKLPQGLSLERAALAEPLAVAMRAAARAMAPGLPWAGEGFGVGSRCAVMGVGPIGLLAVAALRTMGAGEIIALDMSEERLAFSRKFGATRIVNIGKLSEAQRKEQVLGWTDGVGPDVVIEAAGVPAAFAEGLELVRRGGRLVEVGHYGDPGGVEIHPHRVCHKDVDILGSWAYPQVQFEPALDMLLRSPLPLDEMFTHRMGLAQVQAGIEITGTGDCLKVLLKP, from the coding sequence ATGCCCACCGTCCAGGCCGCCACCATGCTCCAGCCCGGCGAGATCGCCCTCCGGGAGTACCCCAAGCCCGAGGTCGCCGAGGACGCGCTGCTCCTCAAGGTGGCCGCCGTCGGGGTGTGCGGCTCGGACAAGCACATGTTCCACGGCCGGATGACCCTCGCCTGGCCCGTCATCCCGGGCCACGAGTTCAGCGGGGTGGTCGAGGCCATCGGCCCCCGGGCGAACGCCGCGATGAAGATCGTGGGCGGGCCCCTCAGGGAGGGGGACGCCGTGACCGTCGTCCCCGGCAGCCAGGCCTGCGGCAAGTGCTGGTACTGCGTCCACGTGCCCCACCGGCCCCAGCTCTGCCCCAACCGAACCGTCTTCGGCTTCCGCTCCTCGGCCGAGCCGCCCCACCTCTACGGGGCCTTCTCGGAGTACGTCTACGTCCCCGGGAGCTCCTTCGTGCTCAAGCTCCCCCAGGGGCTTTCCTTGGAGCGCGCGGCCCTGGCCGAGCCCCTGGCCGTGGCCATGCGCGCCGCCGCCCGGGCGATGGCGCCGGGCCTGCCCTGGGCGGGCGAGGGCTTTGGCGTCGGCTCGCGCTGCGCGGTGATGGGGGTGGGCCCCATCGGCCTCCTCGCGGTGGCGGCCCTCCGGACGATGGGGGCGGGGGAGATCATCGCCCTCGACATGTCGGAGGAGCGCCTGGCGTTCTCCCGGAAGTTCGGGGCGACGCGCATCGTGAACATCGGCAAGCTCTCCGAGGCGCAGCGCAAGGAGCAGGTGCTGGGCTGGACGGACGGGGTGGGGCCCGACGTGGTGATCGAGGCCGCGGGCGTCCCCGCCGCCTTCGCCGAGGGGCTGGAGCTCGTGCGGCGCGGCGGGCGGCTCGTCGAGGTGGGGCACTACGGGGACCCGGGTGGAGTCGAGATTCACCCCCACCGGGTCTGCCACAAGGACGTGGACATCCTCGGCTCCTGGGCCTACCCCCAGGTGCAGTTCGAGCCCGCCCTGGACATGCTCCTGCGCTCGCCGCTGCCGCTGGACGAGATGTTCACCCACCGGATGGGGCTCGCCCAGGTGCAGGCCGGGATCGAGATCACCGGCACGGGGGACTGCCTCAAGGTGCTCTTGAAGCCCTAG
- the cofE gene encoding coenzyme F420-0:L-glutamate ligase, producing the protein MTPLQIFPLPGIPEVKTGDDLAALLLEALGRAGLEVQEGDILVLAQKIVSKAEGRFVRLASVTPSPEARRIAERDGRDARLVEVVLRESNEVVVASERALIVEHRSGAVCAHAGVDRSNLPGGEEAALLLPRDADASARALRESIARAAGARPAVIVADTQGRAFRRGVVGVAIGCAGVQPVADLRGTKDRAGRPLEITQVAQADELAAAASAVMGQAAEGVPAVLIRGARYLPGEEPARTLFRPKHEDLFRPPRAPAENP; encoded by the coding sequence GTGACGCCCCTTCAAATATTCCCCCTCCCCGGCATCCCCGAGGTGAAGACCGGGGACGACCTGGCCGCCCTTCTCCTCGAAGCCCTCGGCCGCGCGGGCCTCGAGGTCCAGGAGGGAGACATCCTCGTCCTCGCCCAGAAGATCGTGAGCAAGGCGGAGGGGCGCTTCGTGCGCCTCGCCAGCGTGACGCCCTCTCCCGAGGCGCGCCGCATCGCCGAGCGCGACGGGCGCGACGCGCGGCTGGTCGAGGTGGTGCTTCGCGAGTCGAACGAGGTCGTCGTGGCCTCGGAGCGGGCGCTCATCGTCGAGCACCGCTCGGGCGCGGTGTGCGCCCACGCGGGCGTGGACCGCTCGAACCTGCCGGGCGGGGAGGAGGCGGCGCTCCTCCTCCCCCGGGACGCGGACGCCTCGGCCCGCGCGCTGCGCGAGTCCATCGCCCGGGCGGCGGGGGCGCGTCCGGCGGTCATCGTCGCCGACACCCAGGGGCGGGCCTTCCGCCGGGGGGTGGTGGGAGTGGCCATCGGCTGCGCCGGGGTGCAGCCCGTGGCGGACCTCCGGGGGACGAAGGACCGCGCGGGGCGCCCCCTCGAGATCACCCAGGTGGCGCAGGCGGACGAGCTGGCCGCCGCCGCGAGCGCGGTGATGGGCCAGGCGGCCGAGGGGGTCCCGGCCGTCCTCATCCGGGGGGCCCGCTACCTCCCCGGGGAGGAGCCGGCCCGCACCCTCTTCCGCCCCAAGCATGAGGATCTGTTCCGGCCTCCACGGGCTCCCGCGGAAAATCCTTAA
- the cofH gene encoding 5-amino-6-(D-ribitylamino)uracil--L-tyrosine 4-hydroxyphenyl transferase CofH translates to MTRSFTLDILDAWEAGEELSTEHATALLEDSSPETAERLHGLADAERRRAAGDEVSYIINANVNFTNVCYTDCKYCGFYRRPKDEDAYTHGDGALRVRFERAREFGVREICMQGGLNPKISLDRYEEVLRLAREVIPGVHMHAYSPAEIDHIQRKTRLPLEVILVRLKEAGLGSIPGTAAEVLVERVKKLISPGRIPVARWLEIIRAAHAVGIPTTSTVMYGHIEKPSELAEHMGILRDLQKESARTARARFTEFVPLPFVPYDNKMGEEFNIKEMAPLGYILRLHAVARLFFRGWIPNLQVAWPKIGIGAAKRALSLGVNDLGGTLIEENISRTSGSEYGQSLTPAQFNAAIREAGRAPVQRTTTYDIIREGDPRWRHPRPDDEALLGGGAQGGQKKEGLLPLLNAGGCR, encoded by the coding sequence ATGACGCGATCCTTCACCCTCGACATCCTGGACGCCTGGGAGGCGGGCGAGGAGCTCTCCACGGAGCACGCCACGGCACTCCTGGAGGATTCCTCCCCCGAGACGGCCGAGCGGCTCCACGGGCTCGCCGACGCCGAGCGGCGGCGAGCCGCCGGGGACGAGGTCAGCTACATCATCAATGCGAACGTCAACTTCACCAACGTCTGCTACACCGACTGCAAGTACTGCGGCTTCTACCGCCGGCCCAAGGACGAGGACGCCTACACCCACGGCGACGGCGCCCTGCGCGTGCGCTTCGAGCGCGCCCGGGAATTCGGGGTGCGCGAGATCTGCATGCAGGGGGGCCTCAACCCCAAGATCTCGCTCGACCGCTACGAGGAGGTGCTGCGCCTCGCGCGGGAGGTCATCCCCGGCGTCCACATGCACGCCTACTCGCCGGCCGAGATCGACCACATCCAGCGCAAGACGCGCCTCCCGCTCGAGGTCATCCTCGTCCGGCTCAAGGAGGCGGGGCTGGGCTCCATCCCCGGGACCGCCGCCGAGGTGCTGGTCGAGCGGGTGAAGAAGCTCATCAGCCCGGGGCGCATCCCGGTGGCGCGCTGGCTCGAGATCATCCGCGCCGCCCACGCCGTGGGCATCCCCACGACCTCCACGGTCATGTACGGCCACATCGAGAAGCCCTCGGAACTGGCCGAGCACATGGGCATCCTGCGCGACCTCCAGAAGGAGTCCGCGCGCACCGCCCGGGCGCGCTTCACCGAGTTCGTGCCGCTGCCCTTCGTCCCCTACGACAACAAGATGGGGGAGGAGTTCAACATCAAGGAGATGGCCCCGTTGGGCTACATCTTGAGGCTCCATGCCGTGGCGCGGCTCTTCTTCCGGGGGTGGATACCGAACCTTCAGGTGGCCTGGCCCAAGATCGGCATCGGGGCGGCCAAGCGGGCGCTCTCCCTGGGCGTCAACGACCTGGGCGGCACCCTGATCGAGGAGAACATCTCGCGCACCTCGGGCTCCGAGTACGGCCAGAGCCTCACGCCCGCCCAGTTCAACGCGGCCATCCGGGAGGCGGGGCGGGCGCCCGTCCAGCGCACCACGACCTACGACATCATCCGGGAGGGCGACCCGCGCTGGCGCCATCCCCGGCCGGACGACGAGGCGCTCCTCGGCGGGGGGGCCCAGGGCGGACAGAAGAAGGAGGGCCTCCTCCCCCTCCTGAACGCCGGCGGGTGCCGGTGA